Genomic window (Streptomyces cadmiisoli):
AGCACGCGCTGCGGCAGGCGAAGGTGCTCGGCGACAACGTGATCTCCGGTATGCGGGGCTTCCCGCAGAAGGACTACTCGCACGCCAACAAGGGCGCGGTGGCCGGGCTCGGCCTCCACAAGGGCGTCGCGATGATCGTCATGGGCAAGATGAAGATCGCGCTGCGTGGCCGTCTGGCCTGGTACATGCACCGGGGCTACCACGGTATGGCCATGCCGACCTGGAACCGCAAGATCCGCGTCTTCGCCGACTGGACCCTCGGCATGTTCCTCAAGCGTGAGGTCGTGGCGCTCGGCGCGCTGGAGTCCCCGCGCGAGGAGTTCTACGAGGCCGCCAAGCCCGCGCCGGTGCCCGCCGCCGCCGCGAAGACCGAGGAACGCGCCAAGGCCTCCTGACCCCGGTCGTCAGTCCAGCCCGAAGGGGCCGTCCGCCATCCGTGGTGCGGGCGGCCCCTTCGGCGTTCCCGGACGGACGGTGTTCCCGTGGCTTCCGCGCGTCCGGGTGAGGGTTTTGCCCAGCCGTGACGCGCGTGGGGGACTGCGGCCGGGCCCCGCAGGTGTTTACGTGGTGTGGGATCACCGTCACGGAGGTGCGCCATGACCGACGCCGCGCCGCGGCTGAAGGGGCTGCTCGAACAGGTGCTGGGCCATCCGCTCCCGGTGCGCATCCGCGCCTGGGACGGATCGGAGGCGGGCCCGCCGGGCGCGCCGGTTCTCGTCGTGAGGAACCGACGGGCTCTGCGCCGGCTGCTGTGGAAACCCGGCGAACTGGGTCTCGCCCGCGCCTGGGTCGCGGGGGACCTCGACATCGACGGTGATCTGTACGCCGTCCTCGGCCTGGTCTCCGGGCTGATCTGGGAACGCGGCGAGGACGCCCGCGGTCTCGGGCAGGCACTGCGGGAGAGCGACGTGCGCGCCGCCGTCCGCGGGCTGTTCCGCCTCGCCGGCCCCGGGTTGCCGCCCACCCCGCCCCGCGAGGAGATCCGCAGACGCCGCCATCTGCACACCCGGCGCAGCGACCGGCGCGCCATCAGCCACCACTACGACGTCGGCAACGACTTCTACGAGATCGTGCTGGGCCCGTCGATGGTGTACTCGTGCGCCTACTGGACGGCCCCGGAGAGCGTCGGCGGCACCCTGGAGGACGCCCAGCGCGACAAGCTGGAGCTGATCTGCCGCAAGCTCGCCCTGCGGCCGGGGCAGCGTCTGCTCGACGTCGGCTGCGGCTGGGGCTCCCTGGCGATCCACGCCGCCCGCGAGCACGGTGCGCGTGTCGTCGGCATCACGCTGTCGCAGGAGCAGGCGGCCTACGCCCGCAAGCGCGTCGCCGGCGAGGGGCTCACCGACAAGGTCGAGATCCGGGTGCAGGACTACCGCGACGTCCGGGACGGACCGTACGACGCGATCTCCTCCGTCGGCATGGCGGAGCACGTGGGCGCCGCACGCTACCTGGAGTACGCGCAGGATCTGCACCGTCTCCTCGCACCGGGCGGCCGGCTGCTCAACCACCAGATCGCCCGCCGCCCGCAGCGCGACGAGTCCACCTACGCCGTGGACGAGTTCATCGACGCCTATGTGTTCCCGGACGGTGAGCTCGCGCCCCTGGGCACCACCGTCACGCAGCTGGAGCGGGCCGGCTTCGAAGTGCGCGACGTCGAGCCGATCCGCGAGCACTACGCCCTGACCCTGCGCCGCTGGGTGGCCAACCTGGAGGCCGACGGGGCGCGGGCGGCCAGGCTGGCCGGCCCCGGCCGGGCCCGTGTCTGGCGCCTGTACATGGCGGCGTCCGCGCTGGCCTTCGAGCGCAACCGGATCGGCGTCAATCAGGTGCTGGCGGTCAGGACCCCCGAGTCCGGCGCCTCCGGGCTGCCGCTGCGCACCCGTACCTGGAACACCTGAACGCCGAGGGGCCCCGCTCCTCCGGGAGGAACGGGGCCCCTGCGGTCGTACGCCCGTTCCGGCCGCGCGGCCGGTCCGGGCCCGCCTACTGCGACTTGATGGCCGCGAGCATGTTCAGACGGCCCGCGCGGCGGGCCGGCCACAGCGCCGCCAGCACCCCGACCGAGGCCGCGAGCAGCAGGAAGACGGCCATCCGGGCCCACGGCAGGACCAGCTCGTAGGTGGCCATCCGCGTGCCCAGCAGCTCACCGGCGGCCCAGCCGAAGAACACGCCCAAGCCGATGCCGAGCACCCCGCCGAACAGGGAGATCACCAGCGACTCCAGGCGGACCATCCGCTTGACGCCCCGGCGGTCCAGGCCGATCGCGCGGAGCATGCCGATCTCCTGCGAACGTCAGCCGGCGCGCTCGGCGGTCCCGGAGTCGATGAGGACCTCGCCCCCGCCGCTCGGGACGCGGCCGTCGACGAGCGGGTAGCGGGGGTCGTCGTCGCCCCAGTAGTTGCCGCCCTGCGACCGGAAGCCGCCGCCGATGAGCTTGCCGTCCTTGTCGGCGATGGCGGTGAAGCCGCTGACGACCCCGAGGGCGGAGGCGGCGCCCGGCACGCGGGACGCCTCGTCGAGAAGGCCGTCGGTCAGCTCCGGGGTCCGGCCGGTCGTGTCACCGGTGTCCTCCCGGCCCTCGGCCGTGACGGCGACGTCGACCGCGTCGAATCCCATGGCGGAGCTCTTCCGGTACGCGTCCGAAATGGTGTTGGTGAAGACCAGCGTCCCGGACACGAAGGCCGCGCCGAGCATCACGGCGAGCACGGTCATCAGGAGCCGGGCCTTGTGCGCGAAGACGTTGCGCAAGGCGGTACGGAACATGGGAAGTCTCAGTTCGCAGTGGGAGGGTGAGCGGGCGTCAGCTGGTGCGGCCCTTGGCGTCGAACTGCTTCATGCGGTCGAGCACGGAGCCCGCGGTCGGCCCGTGCACCTCGTCCACGATCCGCCCGTCCGCCAGGAACACGACCCGGTCCGCGTACGCCGCCGCAACCGGGTCGTGGGTCACCATCACCACGGTCTGGCCCGGTTCCCGTACGGAGTTGCGCAGGAAGCCCAGCACCTCCGCGCAGGGATGACGGGTGACCCCGACGGGCCGATCACGGCGAGCACCTCGCCGGTCCCTGTCGAGAACAGGTGGATCCCCCTCGTTCGGGCGGTGAAATTCCGTCATTCCGCATACGCGGGCGATCGTCGCACGGAAGGCTGGTGGCAAGTGCGGACGGCGTGTTCCCCGTGCTGATGCACCCTCAGACGTCAATAAAATAAGACAACATCGGTCCGCCCTTCCGCTGTTCGGGGGAGCTGTCCCGATAGGCTCGGGACCTCGATGCGGAGCCCATGACCTGCCCGGATGGTGGAATGCAGACACGGCGAGCTTAAACCTCGCTGCCCCTTGCGGGCGTACCGGTTCAAGTCCGGTTCCGGGCACTTCCTCCCCTGCGGCGCGCGGCGCGCCGAATCGGTGGAACGGTCGGCACATCCCTTTCGTACGGCGGGTGTGCACCGTTCTCGGTGCACCTCCCGTGGCGCCGCCACGACGCCCCGCGGCCCCGCAGCCTTCCGGCTGCGGGGCCGCGCTCGTGCGGATCCGGTCAGGCGGTGCTCACCGCGCACATCCCGCGGTCGGCCTTCATCGGGCCTCGGGCGGAGGGCCGGACGTCGAAATCGAATATGGCGCTGGGTACGTACAGCGAGCAGCAGGCATTGGGGATGTCCACGATGCCGCTGATGCGTCCCTCGATGGGCGCGGAACCGATGAGCAGGTAGGCCTGCTCTCCGCTGTAGCCGAACTTCTTGAGGTACTCGACGGCGTTGAGGCAGGCCCGGCGGTAGGCCAGCGTCGCGTCGAGGTAGTAGTTCGTGTCCGTGTCGTGGTCGACGGAGATCCCGATGAAGGTGAGGAACTCCGTGTACCGCGGCTCGACGTTCCCCGGTATGAACACGGGGTTGGTGGAGATGCCGTACGTCTCCATGCCGCCCTTGATCAGGTCGACGTGGAAGTCGATGAAGCCGCCCATCTCGATGGCTCCGCAGAACGTGATCTCCCCGTCGCCCTGGCTGAAGTGCAGGTCGCCGCCGGAGAGCTTGGCGTCCTTGACGTGTACGGGGTAGAAGACCCTCGAACCGCGCGTGAAGTTCTTGATGTCGTGATTGCCTCCGTTCTCGCGGGCCGGCACCGTGCGTGCGCCCTCCGCGCCGATGCGCGCGGCGAGGTCACCGGTGGCCTTGCCGGCGAGTGCGTTGTTGGCGTCCGGGGGTACGGCGAGCGGCGGGACCCGGTTGGGGTCGGTGTCGATCAGCGCCTTCTCGCGGGCGTTCCAGCTGGCGAGCATCTCGGTCGACGGTGCCGTGCCGAACAGCCCGGGGTGGGTGATGCCGGTGAAGCGGACCCCCGGCAGGTGCCGGGAGACGGCCTGCTGGCCGTGGAAGTCCCATACCGCCTTGTAGGCGTCCGGGAAGTAGTCGGTCAGGAAGCCGCCGCCGTTGGCCTTGGCGAAGATGCCGGTGTAGCCCCAGTTCTGGCCCGCCGCGTCACCCGTCTGCTGCGGCACGGGGCCGAGATCGAGTATGTCGACGACGAGCAGGTCACCGGGTTCGGCGCCCTCGACGCCTATCGGGCCGCTCAGCATGTGAGGGATGGTCAGGTCGATGTCGCGCACGTCGTTGGCGGAGTCGTTGTTGCCGATCTGGCAGTCGGTCCAGTCGCGACACTCCACACGGAACTCCGCGCCCGGCTTCACCATGGCGACGGTGGGGATGTCCGGGTGCCACCTGTTGTGTCCGGGTACATCCTGCTCACGCATCGACTTGGTCTGGTCAACCTTGAATACGACGTCGGGCATAACAGCTCCTCATTTCGGATCAGGTCACGTGGGTGCGCTCACGCTGCCGGCCGCCCGGGCAGCCGTCCTCGGCTGCCGGTGCCTGGTGATCGGCCACAGACCCGCGAACGCCAGGACGCCGAAGGCCCCGAGGGCGATGGCGATCTCGGTGGGGTGCTTCCAGTAGCCGGAGAGCAGCAGCCCGGCGGGAATCACTCCCGTGACCCAGCCCTGGATCGCCGTCACCCAGCCCGTGTAGGTCCTGAGGCTCTCCATCTTGAGGCCGAGCAGCAGGAAGAACAGGAACCACAAGAACGCCCAGTAGAGCCAGATGACTCCGAAGGGCTGATCGTTGAGGAGCCGGAAATTGACGAACGAGTATCCGAGGGCGGCGATCGCCACGAACAGCGAGTAATAACCCACGCCCGTGGAGTCGAGATCGGCGAGCAGGCCTATTCCTACATACAGGTAGGTGAAGCCGAACAGATAAATTCCGGATGCCGCGAGTATCGCGGTCTGATCACCGTTGGCGGTGAAGATCAGGTAAGTCGGCGTCAGTACCTGGAGTGCACCTATGAAAAGGTTGAACACCGCTCCGGACTTGGCGTCGACCTTTCCGAGGAGCAGCATGCCGTTGATGAAGAGCACCGCACCGACAAAGAGCAGTCCCACATTGCCCACGGGGACGCACCTCCTCAGCCCGCGTGGGGGGCGAAAACGTCGAATCCCGCTGGAGACATTCTGTCTCGTCGATCACCGCCCTCAGGGGCGCGGCAACCGCGAGAGCGCGGGGTGCGGGCGTCGTGGCGGCCTTCTGCCCGGCGGCACTTCGGAGACCACCGCAGGGGCGTCGCGGGATTGCTCCTCCTGTTGGTGGAGGGCGGCGACCGAGTGCGGGGTCAGCCTGAGGCCGGGCGAGGAATACACGCGACGTGCACTGCCTGCGCAGTGTGGGCAGCCGTACGCCGCGGGTGCGGTCCCGATCGCCAACTTCACGTCGAAAGGCCCGCAACGGCTGCATAGAAATTCATAGGTCGCCATTACCACTCCGGGGTGTCGATCGGTTCTGGCCAACCTTTGTTGTGGGCGCGGCGCTCTCATCAGCGCGCGCCGCAAAGAAACTTCATCACTTTCAAGTGGACGTCTTGGAGATGCGCCTGTCAAGTCCGGGAAGTTCAGGAAGTCCTGTTCCCTCCGCGGCGTTTCTGCGGGCAATCCCGCGGTGCACTCACAGGGTGCTCACGGCGAAACCGGCCGCGGCCGTGCACAGTCCTGCCGCAAGGCTCGACGCGCCGTAGAAGAGGGCTTTTCGGACCATCCCCCGCTCGCACAGACGGACCAACTCGTAACTGAATGTGGAGAACGTGGTGTACCCGCCGCAGAAACCGACTCCGGCGATCGCCACGATCTGCTCGCTCAGCACGTGCCGCGAGCCGAGCCCCACCAGGAGCCCGAGGACGAACGAGCCGCTGACGTTGATCAGCCAGGTGCCGAGGGGGAACGGGCCGGGCCTGCGGTACTGCACGTACTGGTCGAGGACGTAGCGCGCGAGCGCCCCGAGCGCCGCCGCCGCCGCGACCCCCAGCAGGGTGATCATCGCGTCCGCCGGTGCCGGTCGAGGGCGCCGTTCCCGCTCCGGGTGCCGTGCCGCCCGCGGGCGCGGACCCGCCGGCCGAGGAACAGGCCCGCGACGGTGACGGTCGCGCCGGCCAGGAGGCTGCAGAAGAGGTTCAGCGCGGCGGTGAGGTGGTGGCCGTCGGCCAGCAGGCGGTCGGTGTCGACCATCCAGGTCGAGAAGGTGGTGTAGGCGCCGAGGAACCCCACGCCGGCGAACGGGCGCAGCAGGCGCGGCGGTTGCGGGCGCTCCAGCACGGCTCCGTTGAGCAGCGCCAGCAGGAACGCCCCGGACACGTTGACGGCCCAGGTGGTCAGCGGGAAGGTGCCGGCCGGCGCGGCGAAGGCCAGCTCCAGCGCGTACCGGGCCGTCCCGCCCAGCACCCCGCCGAGGGCGATCGCCGCCAGGACGTCGCCGTGCAGACGGGCTCGGAACGGCTCTCGTCCTCGGCCCGCCGAAACGGCCGGGTCTTCACCCACTGGCACATCCGCTCATTATCCGCCGGGATTGCCGCGCCGACTTCCGCTCGACTAAAATTCAAGATCATCGGTACCGACAGGTTCAGTTGCTGATTCGGTTTACCGGAGCAGTGGCCCCACCTGTGGAGGATGGCCATGGCAAAGATTCTTGCGGTGCTCTATCCGGATCCGGTGGACGGTTATCCGCCCGAGTACGCCCGGGACGAGATTCCCACCATCACCGGTTACCCGGGGGGTCAGACGGCACCGACCCCGCAAGCCCTCGATTTCACCCCGGGAGAACTTCTCGGGTGCGTGTCGGGAGAACTGGGACTGCGACGCTTCCTCGAGGAGGGCGGCCACACCCTGGTCGTCACCTCCGACAAGGAAGGCGCGGACTCCACCCTGGACCGCGAGCTGCCCGACAGCGACGTCGTGATCTCGCAGCCCTTCTGGCCCGCCTATCTCACCCCCGAACGGATCGCCGCCGCTCCCCGGCTCAAACTGGCGATCACCGCGGGGATCGGGTCGGACCACGTCGATCTGCCGAGCGCCATCGCCCACGGCATGACCGTCGCGGAGGTGACCTTCAGCAACAGCATCAGCGTGTCCGAGCACGCCGTCATGCAGATCCTGACGCTGGTGCACAACTACCTGCCCGCCCACGAGTGGGTGACGGCCAAGCAGGGCTGGAACATCGCGGACAGCGTCACGCGCGCCTACGACCTGGAGGGCATGGACGTCGGCGTCCTCGGCTCCGGCCGCATCGGACAGGCGGTGCTGCGCCGCCTGAAGCCGTTCGACGTCCGGCTGCACTACAGCGACGTGCACCGGCTGTCCCCCGAGATCGAGGAGGAACTGGGGCTGACCTGGCACCCCGACGCCCGGTCGCTGGTCCCGGAGGTCGACGTGCTGTCGATCCACACCCCGCTGCACCCGCAGACGCAGAACCTCTTCGACGACGACCTGATCGGCACGATGCGGCGCGGGTCGTACATCGTGAACACGGCACGCGCGCTGATCGTCGACCGGGACGCCGTGGTGCGCGCGCTGAACAGCGGCCGGCTGGCCGGGTACGCCGGTGACGTCTGGTATCCGCAGCCGCCGCCGCCCGACCACCCCTGGCGCACCATGCCGTACGAGGCGATGACCCCGCACGTGTCCGGGACGACGCTCTCCGCGCAGGCCCGCTACGCGGCCGGCACCCGGGAGATCCTGGAGAGCTGGCTCAACGGGCGGCCGATCCGCCCGGAGTACCTGATCGTCGACGGCGGCGGTCTCGCCGGAACGGGGGCGCGTTCCTATACAGTCGCTGGATAAGGAATAAAAAGCGCGGACCACAAAAACAGCAGTGGAATCCGCCGAAGATCCATTTTGCCCGCGGCGATCCCGCGACGGGCTGTGAGCCGACTCACCCGGAATTCCGCTGGACGATGTCCGGTGGGGGCTTTAGCGTCGGTGAATAGTTTAATTTGGCATTATGCGAAGGCACCGGCGCCGCGCATAGTGCTTCGCGGGATAACCAGGCGAACGCACGCCGGGAAGGTGGATCAGTGAGCAGCATGGACGCCGTGTGGGTACGGGGCGTGAACGGCATTCAGATGCATCACGTGACCGATCTCCAGGACGCGGGCCGATTCCTCGGCAACGCGGCCATGGCCCTGAGGGCGGCGCACGTACGGACCGGCGCGGACGGGTACATGGGACTCGCCGACGAACTCAAGACCCTGGTGGAAC
Coding sequences:
- a CDS encoding class I SAM-dependent methyltransferase, which codes for MTDAAPRLKGLLEQVLGHPLPVRIRAWDGSEAGPPGAPVLVVRNRRALRRLLWKPGELGLARAWVAGDLDIDGDLYAVLGLVSGLIWERGEDARGLGQALRESDVRAAVRGLFRLAGPGLPPTPPREEIRRRRHLHTRRSDRRAISHHYDVGNDFYEIVLGPSMVYSCAYWTAPESVGGTLEDAQRDKLELICRKLALRPGQRLLDVGCGWGSLAIHAAREHGARVVGITLSQEQAAYARKRVAGEGLTDKVEIRVQDYRDVRDGPYDAISSVGMAEHVGAARYLEYAQDLHRLLAPGGRLLNHQIARRPQRDESTYAVDEFIDAYVFPDGELAPLGTTVTQLERAGFEVRDVEPIREHYALTLRRWVANLEADGARAARLAGPGRARVWRLYMAASALAFERNRIGVNQVLAVRTPESGASGLPLRTRTWNT
- the fmdA gene encoding formamidase, with translation MPDVVFKVDQTKSMREQDVPGHNRWHPDIPTVAMVKPGAEFRVECRDWTDCQIGNNDSANDVRDIDLTIPHMLSGPIGVEGAEPGDLLVVDILDLGPVPQQTGDAAGQNWGYTGIFAKANGGGFLTDYFPDAYKAVWDFHGQQAVSRHLPGVRFTGITHPGLFGTAPSTEMLASWNAREKALIDTDPNRVPPLAVPPDANNALAGKATGDLAARIGAEGARTVPARENGGNHDIKNFTRGSRVFYPVHVKDAKLSGGDLHFSQGDGEITFCGAIEMGGFIDFHVDLIKGGMETYGISTNPVFIPGNVEPRYTEFLTFIGISVDHDTDTNYYLDATLAYRRACLNAVEYLKKFGYSGEQAYLLIGSAPIEGRISGIVDIPNACCSLYVPSAIFDFDVRPSARGPMKADRGMCAVSTA
- a CDS encoding AmiS/UreI family transporter; its protein translation is MGNVGLLFVGAVLFINGMLLLGKVDAKSGAVFNLFIGALQVLTPTYLIFTANGDQTAILAASGIYLFGFTYLYVGIGLLADLDSTGVGYYSLFVAIAALGYSFVNFRLLNDQPFGVIWLYWAFLWFLFFLLLGLKMESLRTYTGWVTAIQGWVTGVIPAGLLLSGYWKHPTEIAIALGAFGVLAFAGLWPITRHRQPRTAARAAGSVSAPT
- a CDS encoding FmdB family zinc ribbon protein, with the protein product MRAPRPQQRLARTDRHPGVVMATYEFLCSRCGPFDVKLAIGTAPAAYGCPHCAGSARRVYSSPGLRLTPHSVAALHQQEEQSRDAPAVVSEVPPGRRPPRRPHPALSRLPRP
- the crcB gene encoding fluoride efflux transporter CrcB, with the protein product MITLLGVAAAAALGALARYVLDQYVQYRRPGPFPLGTWLINVSGSFVLGLLVGLGSRHVLSEQIVAIAGVGFCGGYTTFSTFSYELVRLCERGMVRKALFYGASSLAAGLCTAAAGFAVSTL
- a CDS encoding fluoride efflux transporter FluC, giving the protein MPVGEDPAVSAGRGREPFRARLHGDVLAAIALGGVLGGTARYALELAFAAPAGTFPLTTWAVNVSGAFLLALLNGAVLERPQPPRLLRPFAGVGFLGAYTTFSTWMVDTDRLLADGHHLTAALNLFCSLLAGATVTVAGLFLGRRVRARGRHGTRSGNGALDRHRRTR
- a CDS encoding NAD-dependent formate dehydrogenase → MAKILAVLYPDPVDGYPPEYARDEIPTITGYPGGQTAPTPQALDFTPGELLGCVSGELGLRRFLEEGGHTLVVTSDKEGADSTLDRELPDSDVVISQPFWPAYLTPERIAAAPRLKLAITAGIGSDHVDLPSAIAHGMTVAEVTFSNSISVSEHAVMQILTLVHNYLPAHEWVTAKQGWNIADSVTRAYDLEGMDVGVLGSGRIGQAVLRRLKPFDVRLHYSDVHRLSPEIEEELGLTWHPDARSLVPEVDVLSIHTPLHPQTQNLFDDDLIGTMRRGSYIVNTARALIVDRDAVVRALNSGRLAGYAGDVWYPQPPPPDHPWRTMPYEAMTPHVSGTTLSAQARYAAGTREILESWLNGRPIRPEYLIVDGGGLAGTGARSYTVAG